The Arvicanthis niloticus isolate mArvNil1 chromosome 2, mArvNil1.pat.X, whole genome shotgun sequence genome includes a window with the following:
- the Ift70a gene encoding intraflagellar transport protein 70A, with product MILAAMAWQSNSKVPDGEFTAVVYRLIRDSRYSEAVQLLSAELQRSPRSRAGLSLLAYCYYRLQEFELAAECYEQLSQMHPELEQYRLYQAQALYKACLYPEATRVAFLLDNPAYQTRVLRLQAAIKYSEGDLPGARSLVEQLLSGEAGEDSGGENDPDGLVNMGCLLYKEGHYEAACSKFLAALQASGYQPDLSYNLALAYYSSRQYAPALKHIADIIERGIRQHPELGVGMTIEGIDIRSVGNTVVLHQTALVEAFNLKAAIEYQLRNFEVAQETLTDMPPRAEEELDPVTLHNQALMNMDAKPTEGFEKLQFLLQQNPFPPETFGNLLLLYCKYEYFDLAADVLAENAHLTYKFLTPYLYDFLDAMITCQTAPEEAFIKLDGLAGMLTEQLRRLTKQVQEARHNRDDETIKKAVNEYDETLEKYIPVLMAQAKIYWNLENYPMVEKIFRKSVEFCNDHDVWKLNVAHVLFMQENKYKEAIGFYEPIVKKNYDNILSVSAIVLANLCVSYIMTSQNEEAEELMRKIEKEEEQLSYDDPDKKIYHLCIVNLVIGTLYCAKGNYDFGISRVIKSLEPYHKKLGTDTWYYAKRCFLSLLENMSKHMIVLCDGVVQECVQFLEHCEIFGRNIPAVIEQPLEEERMHTGKNTVTYESRLLKALIYEIIGWNM from the coding sequence ATGATTTTGGCGGCTATGGCGTGGCAAAGCAACTCTAAAGTTCCCGACGGTGAGTTCACAGCGGTGGTGTACAGGCTCATCCGCGACTCCCGCTACTCAGAGGCAGTGCAGCTGCTGAGCGCAGAGCTGCAGAGGAGTCCCCGCAGCCGCGCAGGGCTGTCGCTGCTGGCCTACTGCTACTACCGCCTGCAGGAGTTCGAGCTCGCTGCAGAGTGCTATGAGCAGCTGAGCCAGATGCACCCAGAACTCGAGCAGTACCGCCTGTACCAGGCCCAGGCGCTGTACAAGGCCTGCCTGTATCCAGAGGCCACCAGGGTCGCCTTCCTCCTGGACAACCCCGCCTATCAGACTCGAGTCCTTCGTCTCCAAGCTGCTATCAAGTACAGTGAAGGTGACCTCCCAGGAGCCCGGAGCCTGGTGGAGCAGCTACTGAGTGGGGAAGCTGGAGAAGACAGTGGAGGGGAGAATGATCCAGATGGTTTGGTCAACATGGGTTGTCTGCTCTACAAGGAGGGTCACTATGAAGCTGCCTGCTCCAAGTTCTTAGCGGCTCTACAGGCTTCTGGCTACCAGCCTGACCTTTCCTACAACTTGGCTTTGGCCTATTACAGCAGTCGGCAGTATGCGCCTGCTCTGAAGCATATCGCTGACATCATTGAGCGTGGCATCCGTCAACACCCAGAACTAGGTGTGGGCATGACCATTGAAGGCATTGATATTCGCAGTGTTGGCAACACTGTAGTTCTTCACCAGACTGCTCTGGTCGAAGCCTTCAACCTCAAGGCAGCCATAGAGTACCAGCTGAGAAACTTTGAGGTAGCCCAAGAAACCCTCACTGACATGCCACCCAGAGCAGAGGAAGAGTTGGACCCTGTAACCCTGCACAACCAGGCTCTGATGAACATGGATGCCAAGCCCACAGAGGGCTTCGAAAAGCTCCAGTTTCTGCTCCAGCAGAACCCCTTTCCCCCGGAGACCTTTGGCAACCTATTGCTGCTTTACTGTAAATATGAGTATTTTGACCTGGCAGCTGATGTTCTAGCAGAAAACGCCCACTTGACTTACAAGTTCCTCACACCCTATCTCTATGACTTCTTGGATGCCATGATCACTTGCCAGACAGCTCCTGAAGAGGCTTTCATTAAACTTGATGGGTTGGCTGGCATGCTCACTGAGCAACTCAGGAGACTCACTAAACAAGTTCAAGAAGCAAGGCATAACAGAGATGATGAAACTATTAAAAAGGCTGTGAATGAATATGACGAAACCCTTGAGAAGTATATCCCTGTACTGATGGCTCAGGCGAAAATCTACTGGAATCTTGAGAATTATCCAATGGTGGAGAAGATCTTCCGCAAATCTGTGGAATTCTGTAATGACCACGATGTGTGGAAGCTGAATGTGGCCCATGTTCTCTTCATGCAGGAAAACAAGTACAAAGAGGCCATTGGTTTCTATGAGCCCATTGTCAAGAAGAATTATGATAACATCCTGAGTGTCAGCGCTATCGTGTTAGCCAACCTCTGTGTTTCCTATATCATGACAAGTCAgaatgaggaggctgaggagctgATGAGGAAgattgagaaggaggaggaacaacTCTCTTATGATGACCCAGACAAGAAAATCTACCACCTTTGTATTGTGAATTTGGTGATAGGAACCTTGTATTGTGCCAAAGGAAACTATGACTTTGGCATCTCTCGGGTCATCAAAAGCCTGGAGCCTTACCATAAAAAGTTGGGCACTGATACGTGGTATTATGCCAAAAGATGCTTCCTGTCCTTGCTAGAGAACATGTCGAAGCACATGATAGTGCTTTGTGATGGTGTCGTTCAAGAATGTGTCCAGTTTCTAGAGCACTGTGAAATTTTTGGTAGAAACATCCCTGCTGTTATAGAACAGCCcttggaggaagaaagaatgcaCACTGGGAAGAATACAGTCACATATGAGTCCAGACTGTTGAAAGCTTTGATTTACGAGATTATAGGTTGGAATATGTAG